The sequence below is a genomic window from Colletotrichum destructivum chromosome 4, complete sequence.
CAAGGGCTCGGCAGCCAAACATGACGCCGGCCCAGCGCTCGCTAGCTTCCCATCGAAGCTGGCTTCCGCTCATCAGACATCCGGATTTGATAATGGGTTGGCGGATGCCGCAAGCCTGCAAGGGTCCGGCTCGAGGGGTAGCGTCCCCAAGATCCTTGCTAGCAAGCCGTAAGCTTGACCCTTTACGGGCACCCAACGAGCTCTATtgcttcccccctcttcccttccccccccaGCTCCTCGATAGAAATCGCGCTAGGGCTGCATTCTTCCCCATCCGGCGGCGCAAGCTCCAAGGGAATACACGTTCCTCACTGGCCGTGGCGTTTCGAACCGAGCCAAACCTCCTCGCGGCGCGCGCCTCCACGACTCCTTTCTCGTCTTCCGCGTCCTCTTCCgcgtccaccacctcctcctcctcctcctccttcgccttgaCATCTCGTTGTCAACCGCCGCGCGCCCGCCTACTGCGCTTACTTGGTCTTCCCGCGCAACAAAGAGACGGCGCCTTCCTGCCACCTTTCTCGGCCGTATCCTTACCGGCCTAAGCTGCCCGAGCCCACAACGGGCCCTTATTCAACGGCCTTTGGTTGCAAGGCTGCCTCCTTAGTCTATGACGACTTCCCACCGCGGTTCCGAATCCTCCTCCATGGCCCtgctttcttctttccccctccGATGAAGATGTTCACCTCACGCCTCATCTCGCTTGACGACTTCGGCGATggtatctctctctctctctctccctctctctaaGTGATGTACTACTGGCATTCTCCGTCGCCGAATTCACCGACTCGAGCAGGGGGCACACGTGCCCCTGTCGCGCCAGCCCAGGAAGACAGGTCGTCAAATTCGATCTGAGGTCATTGAGCATGCTCATCGCTCCATTTCATCACAAGTACTGCGGGTAATCTCTGACGCAATTTTGGCCATGGAACACGCAGCAACACAGGGTCCCCTGTCGGTTAAACCAGCCTGCCGGGACCATTGCAGGCAACAAACATTTTTAGTCTCTTTGTTTTCTTCCGCGTTGGCTCGGGCTGCTTGACAAACAGTTGTCGAGCAAACAAAAGTCCAAGCAAACAGACAATGCTCTCAGCGATCGGCAAACGTCTCGTCGCATCTTGGTAAGAGAGGACTCGATAGATCGATCGGACTTGATTTCAGGACCGATTTCTGACGGCGgttctctcccccttctttcctCCTGCTCGACCTCCGCTAGCCGGGCACCCAACGTCGACTCGGCCCCAACGTCTTTTCTCTGCCCCGATGGTcgctagctagctagctcCAGCCCTTCAGTCTCCGAAGCCTTATCACTTAAGACGTACGGAACGAGGTTCTGGACCGCGCTCTTCGGCCAAGACGACTCTTCTTCATTGGCCGTGACGCGAGTTCCGCGGTGACTATGGGAGACTAGGTGAAGCCGTCGATGAGCCCTTGTGGTATGGTCTAAAGAGCCTGCTTATAGGACCTTGATGGACATGGTGGGGAGAGGCGGACATGGCATGGCGGCGCTTTCTCGTTTATCTCTTGTCACGCCGGCCATGTTCTGACGCGAAGAAAGCCATCTGTCTACTTCTCAAATCCCGGCCCTAGACCACCAGAGCTTGctgaggggaagggggagggggaaggggggtgtTGGGATATGAATTTTGGTGCGGTGAGAGGGGGGACTGACTGACAGCATCAAGGGCGGCATCGTCTCCTGAAGAAGGGCGGTGGTGGAAAAAAGTGGCATGGCCGTGATCCATCTGCCACGCCGTTCGAGCCAGGATCATCACTTGTCCCCCCCTTAGCCATTCCTTGGCACTCATACGCAGCCCTCGACGACTGCTCTTTCAGCCACTTTCTGCATGCCTGCTCGGTGGTTCCTGTCAACCGCACAGGTCATGCCGCGCGGTGGTGAGTGAAGGGTGGTGGGGGCAaagcctcgacggcgggtaGGAGGGTCAGACATATACGCCACGCCTGGCGGATGTGGCCCCCCCGGCATGATGGGAGACGTCTCTTATGTTTCCTCTCACTTTTCACTATCATTCTCACTCTCAATCACACTCTCACTCTaactctcactctcactctcactctccccCTCGCTCTCATTTCCACTCCCACTTCAACTATCTCCTTCTCCTGAGAAGCTTTCTTTGTCGTTCCCGATACACCACTACATCAGGTGTTCAGCCCTCCCGACATTTTCGTTTTCCATGTTTCATCGTCTCCACAGACAGGGGCCCCGGTCGATCTCATtcgaacccccccctccctccccttgcAACCCCGACCCCTGGGCTGTCtagtgcagtgcagtgcagaAGAGAGACTCGATTCTGGATCTGGGAGATGGGATGCGCATCTGTCCTCGAGCTTACACTAGttggaaggggaaaggggggtgTGGATTTTTCCGGGTTTCTTCTTTCaggcatcgtcgtcctcctccccatctAGATGTACTCAGATCGAAGAACAGGAGCAGTCACGCAGGCCCTGTTTACCGTCTCGCTGGGCCGCCGGGGAGGGTGCCCATTGGCTGTCCCTCCCCGGCGAGTAAGCGTCGATAGTGAGCACACACTCgatacccccccccccccccccccccccccccaccccccttccagAGAGTCCATCTATCTGTCTGTCCCCCAATTCCAGTCTGATTCCATCGTCATGGGAAAGGAAGGCCGGTTAGTACAGATGCTATCTCATTCAAGGTCTGATGGGACAAGGTCCAGCACCCTCAACCACGCATGGTCATGTTTTACCATCTCGCCCCAAGGCTAGCCAGATGTCGGTCCAATGACAGGTGATCCGGCAGTCGAGAGAGCTCTTTTCCTCTCACTCGGCTTATGGTTGCGGCGAGGAATGGATCTTCCTTGGGGATCTTCCTTGGGTTCCTGTtctgtgtctgtctgtccatctgtctgtctgcccGTCTCTATGTGCCGTCTCTCACTCACtaactctctctcttgttctttctctctctcacttgGTCTCACTCCCTCcgcgcccctcccccggcccCCCCTCGCATGTGCCTCGCCCACGGTACTTGTCTCCCCTGTCGAGAGAAAAGCATTGATTGCAAACTTGTCTTAATGTTCAGGGATCGAGCCCACTTTCCTGTCGGATAGGGATCCAGACCTATTTGACGACacgcctccccccccccccccccccccccccccccttctcacCCCCGACATACCTACTCTTTGGAATTCCCTCGCAAATTTGCTTCTTGTTTTTTGTTCCTGTCTCTTTTGTGCAAACGCCGAACCATGGCAGTAACAATGTCTGACGGTCCGATCCGGAAGGCCTGCGACCGTTGCCACAGGCAAAAGCTCAGCTGTAAacgcgtcgccgacgaggcatGCGAGAGGTGTATTCGGCTCAAGGAGGAGTGCACCTCGAGCCCGTCCCTGCGTTATCGGAAGCAACACCTacagcaacagcaccagcatcagcaccagCATCAACATCAGCACCAGTACCACGGTTCGAATACGTCTCGAGACCATGTACGGAGACAAGCTGTTCCGTCACCCAAGCGGCAACGGACCGACGGCGGGAGCCCTTTCGTACACCACGCCGACCTATGTGAGTCTTATTCTGTGTGTGTACATGTGTGTGCGTTTGTTTGTTTTTTATTTGTCTGTCCGTCTGTCTCCCTTACTGACGACATTCCCCAATGTAGCTATTGTCAAGACCCAGTCTGTCGGGTCCATCTGTGATAACGCAGCATTCGAGGACAATGCCGTCGTTTCACCTGATGCCATGTTGGATATGGTCGACTTCGACTTTGGCTTCGGCCACTCTGCAGCCCTCTATCAACCGGGGCCGAGCCAGGGAcatcagcagcaccagcaccagcaccagcaccaacttcagcaccagcagccaGTGCCCCAGACCTTCACCGGCAACATGGATGGCTTGATGACGGACCACGGAGAGGCCATCGTCCACTCGTGGAGTCCTGTCCACTCCGTCACCTCGGATTCTGCATTCACATCCCCCATGGCCCCGGAAATAGGCCAGGTCGGCTCTGGAATCTACCCCAGAAGCCCTTCGTCACGCAGGCATATACCCAAACCGACCAAGCCACATGGCTCGACGCCCCCACAACGCAAGTCCAAGAAACGGATCACGAGGCACAGAGCACGGCAGATCACGCTGCGGCCGTACGCTGGCGGGCAGGGCTCGTCTCCGGAAGGGTGGATGGCTCGCATCACCGAAGTCAACTCGCGGCTCCTGCAGCTCTCGTCGGATCTGCCCTTCCAGGCGGAGTCTCAGTCTCAGTCTCAGTCGCCCGAAGAGCCCGGTCgatccagcagcagcatggtGTCGACgcccgaagacgacgaagacggaggCGGCCCCTCGTTATGcactacgacgacgacgcctttCCCCATCGACGACATGTTCCAGCTCTCGCGTCACTTTGCCGACCTCCTTGCGGAGATGTCCCCGCCGGTGACGGAGGCGGTGGGCTCTCCCGCAAGCGATGACGGGGCCTCGCAGCAGCTCGCTAGACGACTCAACTCCATGTCGGATCCGGCGACCTGTCTCTTGGTGCTGTCGACGTACGTCCGGCTCCTGGACATGTACCAGAAGGTCTTCCGCTGCATTCACTCGGAGCTAGGCCAGCTGGGGCAACTGAGCACGGccacgacgatgacgacgacgacgacgacgacaacgacaaggaACCCTCTGTTTCAGTCATGGAAGCTTCCCGGCGTTACTGTGGGTTCCTTCACAGTAgactcgacgccgtcgctgcAGATGTCTCTGACGatccagctggccgaggagttTCTGTTACAGATGCGGCGGGCGGCTGCGTCTCTCGATCCAGCTCTGCGAGCGGACGGGAGCGGcggcccgccggcctcctcgggcaaggcggcggtgttggacgcggcggcctcgatgtTCTCGGGGGTGGTGGATGTCTCATTCCAAGCCCTGAAGAGGCAAGAAGAGAGCCTGGGCAGGGAGCTAAGGGATCTACGCAAGGCGATGGAGGTCTTCCTCGACGGATGAggacgggcggcgagggtgggCTCCATGTGTCATGTGTCATGTAGCTCAAGCTCAAGCTCCAAGCTGCAAGCTGTTGTCTCTTACTTGACAGGTTTCTATCTATGTGCCTAGCGGCAAAGTGAACGACGGATGGAGGCGGTTTGGTGTAGGGAACGGAATTTTCTGGAGTTAAGGATGGAGCCAGCCATATTTCGAGACTCGGAGATTTAGAGACTCAAAGACTCAAGACACACGAGGAAGTTTCTGAAGCAGTCTCGAAGCCCAAGGGAAGTAAGCGAGACAAAGAGGACGTCTTTCATGTGCAAGtacccctcctcctccccatcccccatACTACCGAACTGTAATATTCTTATCCGATACTCTATCCACGAGGCAAATGATACCTAATTGACTGAATCGAGAAGGTTGCGGAACGGATCGCCCTTCCACATGCCATATGCTTGAGAGGCAAAAACACAAGCCCAGCCCCCGTTTTCGTCGTTATCTCTGGTTTCCTTCCGGCTGGCTTCGGGTGCTTCCATCGCCGAAGCAAACACCACGACacgttgtcggcgtcgtccatcaGTCCACATGGTcgaaagaggaagaaggagactTGTAAAGTTAAGCCACCCGGGGCCACCAGCGACGCCAGCTCGGAAAAAAGCTCGAGCAAGTTTTGGTGATGAGAAGCGGGCTAAATAGGTCGGACGTCGTCGTTtatgtcgtcgtcctcatccgTTAGCCGGGCTAGTCAACGCCGATGCCGGTGGCCGTTCGAGACATTCGGCGATGGAACTCcgaaccaccaccaccaccaccaccaccactaccacgGCTACCTCGCACCCCCTttcctctcttttctctcctcttctctaCTACCATGAACACCGAACCCTTCAACCCTGTCGTACACACAgacatacacacacatacacccTCCTTCGGCAcactccccctccccctccccccccggACCTTGGAAGAACGTGGCTTGTGCAGACAGCACGGTGGGCCCTTCTCCCttgctttttcttcttcttcttctttcggCATGGGGTAGGGGAGGGTATAGGGTACGGACACACacgcccccttccccatcGAGTGTCGGCACTGTCTGACAGGGAGGccggacgtcgtcgaagatgatgatgatgctgtcgcTGCAGTGAGAGGTGGTTTTCTATATATCCCTTCGCTTCGCACCGTTCACTATGCATGGCTCTCTCCCTTCCAGAGAGCATCCATCATCAAGTTCCCCTTCCCATTCTTCTCTA
It includes:
- a CDS encoding Putative zn(2)Cys(6) fungal-type DNA-binding domain-containing protein; this encodes MAVTMSDGPIRKACDRCHRQKLSCKRVADEACERCIRLKEECTSSPSLRYRKQHLQQQHQHQHQHQHQHQYHGSNTSRDHVRRQAVPSPKRQRTDGGSPFVHHADLSIVKTQSVGSICDNAAFEDNAVVSPDAMLDMVDFDFGFGHSAALYQPGPSQGHQQHQHQHQHQLQHQQPVPQTFTGNMDGLMTDHGEAIVHSWSPVHSVTSDSAFTSPMAPEIGQVGSGIYPRSPSSRRHIPKPTKPHGSTPPQRKSKKRITRHRARQITLRPYAGGQGSSPEGWMARITEVNSRLLQLSSDLPFQAESQSQSQSPEEPGRSSSSMVSTPEDDEDGGGPSLCTTTTTPFPIDDMFQLSRHFADLLAEMSPPVTEAVGSPASDDGASQQLARRLNSMSDPATCLLVLSTYVRLLDMYQKVFRCIHSELGQLGQLSTATTMTTTTTTTTTRNPLFQSWKLPGVTVGSFTVDSTPSLQMSLTIQLAEEFLLQMRRAAASLDPALRADGSGGPPASSGKAAVLDAAASMFSGVVDVSFQALKRQEESLGRELRDLRKAMEVFLDG